A DNA window from Drosophila pseudoobscura strain MV-25-SWS-2005 chromosome 2, UCI_Dpse_MV25, whole genome shotgun sequence contains the following coding sequences:
- the Fancd2 gene encoding Fanconi anemia group D2 protein homolog: MYRKYKKRGQKPLNTIDENRSIKIPRPADNETGDRTDVSVTSFGSGSEENIPASQEHTQRFLSQHSAILAATLGRTQSSSRNPLSLSRQPNNFFELVLIRAGVQLDQGDTLVLSCDHVSIVSKLREIFMSAPSYADKVETFKSGLNTAMAPKSKLSQKLLTGCTVDAAGEEQIYQSQNSMFMNFLMIDFMRDPCLEVLLNRMEEVATSDQVITGQGAIAMPLLPLMLAQMRYLSLAHKEQIYQRIEGIFNRATDSSKLDIISNAEFVLDASMHDAFVELLFINYSCSEELFHMITVHTLSNLSLSAKTQDKLRLRILEFTTSGACPDTTLPHLIRLLLNSLKLDTDDSVRELVSTLREIFNWRHRALNDSSAPAAANDKKSQLDLFGFLELGLIRSKRFYQVWQRLIASLPADGFTALDLIILLLLIHVNEDNSLYIENILRRRIKLNQISVNILEGVKLHYPHILEQHISTLMHILHDFMCEKNVAVSEFAKSSYSVLFKIFTSIQKNILRKLLELACDKSSQHLTTMALHLLRELLRKSFKDVQNCAPLFLPMLDRLSDLTLPQTRLAMEILCNLAFPEPKLPESGPLQEQVEMVVKKQLINRTEYVKKQGIIGSVQLINAISCTEKKSLDDEDEDGNFSPVVDSIDGLPDGRPKVAANLITLTESSIMNSAESLALFYEELATVISQRCPISSYWNDRGFTMWLCELMTFRFQQSFATENTPKPIKGIQLEYQKNINELDESNVNTESEVLSIGINISELVLSPKNDATESIYVMTPLFYLVRMLHQNSYRGSLEMINALLGCAIVLPSFFEDDNYMAIFDNYDGEQQKHILSIYFHTINWIRVTISAFATQLHRGTRERVLLRLGELIRIEQRVKALLTHAPADFVAPPYQFLDFSKQKVTLQKRQGGKPPGAKVHETPMEEDDTCNQTTLADFTIKVAPCKTNKTKIDFEQLYGPREKYRPMDVRILVLLEKQELSLNYPLEDKEKGNALGLLELRFLLEDVVQKLKATVYDQQDSLDSVFLHPHRVSPESFIHDICKSMVDLNNHLNVLAKAIDEELAKVNNVYSNLDLFKERFNYIKTCFGLCIQYFALYFSWSGWSDETHAKELHESLYIFHTSDLPSQEVRKYKKQTIPQLATLNFDYFLKYEKSVLNLSTAVQLHRLLCSLRKLGATGDDASQSRSRLAEDTHVLCDKLLRRKWFHFSSNLDKGAQCNIYLDELVKGFLKDSTFTRQNELLDELIKECKILNTKDKALISFPNFKKANFPLLFRGLCEVLIHSLNAELSGNKEGDRLRLWESTVDLLNGLLNIVQLVEQPRNFGLFLKHSQLFLKLLLQRGVSVLETIVREDPERLTKFLHELQKVTRFLHQLCCHSKSIKNTAIISYIPSLRETIETLVFRVKALLAANNCHSAFHMGNMINRDLHGDSIITPVGSFVSEENSDEELPADDTSVDETVIGADIGISNISSGTRPSTSGTRSKSSSRSKCF; the protein is encoded by the exons ATGTATCGGAAATACAAGAAACGTGGCCAGAAGCCACTGAATACAATCGATGAAAATAGGTCAATCAAGATACCA CGCCCGGCGGACAACGAAACCGGCGACAGAACGGATGTTTCTGTGACGTCttttggcagtggcagcgaggAGAACATACCGGCCTCTCAGGAGCATACGCAACGCTTTCTATCACAGCACAGTGCCATCCTGGCCGCAACTCTGGGACGCACACAGTCCTCCAGCCGGAACCCGTTGAGTCTGTCGCGGCAGCCAAACAACTTTTTCGAGCTCGTCCTGATACGAGCCGGGGTGCAATTGGATCAGGGGGACACTCTTGTGCTGTCCTGTGACCATGTCTCGATAGTTTCAAAGTTGCGAGAAATATTCATGAGTGCCCCGTCCTATGCCGACAAGGTTGAGACCTTCAAGTCGGGTCTCAACACTGCCATGGCGCCCAAGTCCAAGTTGTCGCAGAAACTTCTGACTGGCTGTACTGTGGATGCAGCTGGAGAGGAGCAGATATATCAGTCGCAGAACAGCATGTTCATGAACTTTCTGATGATCGATTTTATGCGGGATCCCTGCCTGGAGGTGCTCCTGAACCGAATGGAAGAGGTGGCCACATCGGACCAAGTTATCACGGGCCAGGGTGCTATTGCAATGCCATTGCTGCCTCTGATGCTGGCCCAGATGCGCTATCTGTCTCTTGCCCACAAGGAGCAGATCTATCAGCGAATCGAGGGTATCTTCAACAGAGCCACCGACTCGTCTAAATTGGATATCATCAGCAATGCCGAGTTTGTGCTCGATGCCAGCATGCACGATGCATTTGTCGAGCTGCTCTT TATCAACTATTCCTGCAGCGAAGAGCTCTTCCATATGATCACAGTACACACATTGAGCAACCTTTCGCTCTCAGCCAAGACCCAAGACAAGCTGCGCCTGCGCATTCTAGAGTTCACAACAAGTGGCGCCTGTCCAGACACG ACATTACCGCACCTTATACGGCTTTTGCTGAACAGTCTCAAACTGGACACAGATGATAGTGTGCGGGAG CTGGTTTCCACACTGCGCGAAATATTTAACTGGCGTCACAGAGCTCTTAATGATAGTAGCGCACCGGCGGCAGCCAACGACAAGAAGTCGCAACTGGACCTTTTTGGCTTTCTGGAACTAGGCCTAATACGCTCCAAGCGATTCTATCAAGTGTGGCAGAGACTAATAGCGAGTTTGCCCGCAGACGGATTCAC TGCCCTGGACCTAATAATTCTTTTGCTGCTGATTCATGTGAATGAAGATAACTCCTTGTACATTGAGAATATT CTTCGCCGTCGCATAAAGCTGAACCAAATCTCAGTAAACATTCTAGAGGGCGTTAAGCTGCACTATCCGCACATTTTGGAGCAACATATTAGCACACTGATGCACATACTGCACGACTTTATGTGCGAGAAGAACGTAGCTGTCTCAGAGTTTGCAAAATCCTCGTACAG CGTACTCTTTAAGATTTTCACCTCAATTCAGAAGAATATTCTGAGgaagctgctggagctggcctGTGACAAGTCGTCCCAGCATCTAACCACAATGGCATTGCATTTGCTGCGCGAGCTGCTGCGCAAGAGCTTCAAGGATGTGCAGAACTGTGCGCCTCTCTTCCTGCCAATGCTAGATCGGTTGAGTGACCTAACACTGCCGCAGACTCGCCTGGCTATGGAAATCCTTTGCAACTTGGCTTTTCCCGAGCCAAAACTACCCGAGTCTGGGCCGCTGCAGGAGCAAGTCGAAATGGTGGTGAAAAAGCAGCTGATAAATCGAACCGAATATGTGAAGAAGCAGGGCATCATTGGCAGCGTGCAGCTTATAAATGCCATTTCATGCACTGAGAAGAAGAGTTtggacgacgaggacgaggatggGAACTTCTCCCCCGTTGTGGATTCCATAGACGGTCTGCCCGACGGTCGCCCCAAAGTGGCAGCCAATTTGATAA CTCTCACCGAATCATCCATCATGAACAGTGCTGAGTCCCTGGCGCTGTTCTACGAAGAGTTGGCCACGGTTATTTCTCAGAGATGTCCCATATCTTCATACTGGAACGATAGAGGTTTTACCATGTGGCTCTGTGAGCTGATGACCTTTCGCTTTCAGCAGAGCTTCGCTACCGAGAACACTCCAAAGCCGATCAA GGGTATCCAGTTGGAATATCAAAAGAATATCAACGAACTGGACGAATCGAATGTAAATACGGAATCGGAGGTTCTCAGCATTGGCATAAACATATCCGAGCTTGTCTTGTCGCCCAAAAACGA TGCCACTGAGTCGATATATGTGATGACGCCGCTGTTTTACCTTGTGCGAATGCTACACCAGAATAGCTACCGTGGCAGCCTGGAGATGATCAATGCCTTGCTTGGTTGCGCAATTGTACTGCCCTCGTTTTTCGAGGACGACAACTACATGGCCATCTTCGACAACTATGACGGGGAGCAGCAGAAACATATACTCAGCATTTATTTCCATACTATCAACTGGATAAGAGTCACAATCAGTGCGTTCGCCACTCAGTTACATCGTGGCACACGCGAACGAGTGCTGCTCCGTCTGGGCGAATTAATACGCATAGAGCAGAGGGTCAAGGCGCTCTTGACCCATGCGCCTGCTGACTTTGTAGCTCCTCCATATCAGTTCCTCGACTTTTCAAAGCAGAAAGTTACTCTGCAGAAACGGCAGGGCGGCAAACCCCCCGGAGCCAAGGTCCACGAGACCCCAATGGAGGAGGACGACACCTGTAATCAAACCACACTGGCGGACTTTACCATCAAGGTGGCTCCCTGCAAGaccaacaaaaccaaaatagACTTTGAGCAGCTGTACGGACCACGGGAGAAGTACAGACCCATGGATGTCcgcattttggtgttgttggaGAAGCAGGAGCTATCCTTGAACTATCCACTCGAGGATAAGGAAAAAGGAAACGCCTTAGGGCTGCTGGAGCTACGTTTCCTGCTTGAAGATGTGGTCCAGAAACTAAAGGCCACAGTTTATGACCAGCAGGACTCACTTGATTCAGTTTTTCTCCATCCGCATCGTGTCAGTCCAGAGAGCTTTATACATGATATATGTAAATCGATGGTTGATTTAAACAATCACCTAAACGTCCTAGCCAAAGCCATAGATGAGGAGTTGGCTAAAGTCAACAATGTGTATAGCAATTTGGATCTGTTCAAGGAACGATTCAACTATATCAAGACCTGCTTTGGCCTATGCATTCAATACTTTGCCTTGTACTTCTCCTGGAGCGGATGGAGCGATGAGACGCACGCCAAAGAGCTGCACG AATCCCTGTACATATTTCACACATCAGATCTTCCGAGCCAGGAGGTCCGGAAATATAAAAAGCAAACTATTCCCCAGCTGGCCACTTTGAATTTCGACTACTTTTTGAAGTACGAGAAATCGGTACTAAACCTGAGTACGGCTGTTCAACTGCACCGACTGCTGTGCAGCCTGCGGAAACTGGGAGCCACTGGGGACGATGCCAGTCAGTCGAGGTCCCGGCTGGCCGAAGATACAC ACGTACTCTGCGACAAGCTGCTGCGCCGTAAGTGGTTCCACTTCTCAAGCAACCTGGACAAAGGAGCGCAGTGTAATATATATCTTGATGAGCTGGTCAAGGGTTTCCTCAAGGACTCTACCTTTACGAGGCAGAACGAACTTCTGGATGAGCTTATCAAGGAGTGCAAGATACTAAACACAAAGGACAAGGCACTGATTTCCTTTCCCAACTTTAAGAA AGCCAACTTTCCTTTGCTGTTTCGTGGATTGTGTGAGGTGCTAATACACTCGCTGAATGCTGAACTGAGCGGGAACAAGGAAGGAGATCGCCTGAGGCTGTGGGAGTCAACGGTGGACTTGCTGAATGGATTGCTCAATATAGTGCAGCTGGTGGAGCAGCCCCGTAATTTCGGGCTATTCCTCAAACATTCGCAGCTATTTCTGAAGCTTCTGCTGCAACGTGGCGTGTCCGTGCTGGAGACGATAGTGCGTGAGGATCCAGAGAGGCTGAcaaagtttctccacgagctGCAGAAGGTGACCAGGTTCCTGCACCAGCTATGCTGTCATTCGAAGTCCATCAAAAATACCGCCATCATAAGCTACATTCCCAGTCTTCGCGAAACCATAGAGACGCTGGTGTTTCGAGTCAAGGCTCTCCTGGCAGCCAACAACTGTCACTCCGCCTTCCACATGGGCAATATGATCAACAGAGACCTGCATGGGGACTCTATCATCACGCCAGTGGGCTCCTTCGTCAGCGAGGAGAACAGCGACGAAGAGCTGCCCGCAGACGACACCAGTGTGGACGAGACAGTAATTGGAGCGGACATTGGCATCAGCAACATTAGTTCCGGCACCAGACCGAGCACCAGTGGAACTCGCAGCAAGTCCTCGTCGCGCAGTAAATGTTTCTAA